From Pan paniscus chromosome 9, NHGRI_mPanPan1-v2.0_pri, whole genome shotgun sequence, the proteins below share one genomic window:
- the LOC100983382 gene encoding olfactory receptor 4S2, with protein sequence MEKINNVTEFIFWGLSQSPEIEKVCFVVFSFFYIIILLGNLLIMLTVCLSNLFKSPMYFFLSFLSFVDICYSSVTAPKMIVDLLAKDKTISYVGCMLQLFGVHFFGCTEIFILTVMAYDRYVAICKPLHYMTIMNRETCNKMLLGTWVGGFLHSIIQVALVVQLPFCGPNEIDHYFCDVHPVLKLACTETYIVGVVVTAKSGTIALGSFVILLISYSIILVSLRKQSAEGRRKALSTCGSHIAVVIIFFGPCTFMYMRPDTTFSEDKMVAVFYTIITPMLNPLIYTLRNAEVKNAMKKLWGRNVFLEPKGK encoded by the coding sequence atggaaaaaataaacaacgtAACTGAATTCATTTTCTGGGGTCTTTCTCAGAGCCCAGAGATTGAGAAAGTTTGTTTTgtggtgttttctttcttctacataATCATTCTTCTGGGAAATCTCCTCATCATGCTGACAGTTTGCCTGAGCAACCTGTTTAAGTCACCCATGTATTTCTTTCTCAGCTTCTTGTCTTTTGTGGACATTTGTTACTCTTCAGTCACAGCTCCCAAGATGATTGTTGACCTGTTAGCGAAGGACAAAACCATCTCCTATGTGGGGTGCATGTTGCAACTGTTTGGAGTACATTTCTTTGGTTGCACTGAGATCTTCATCCTCACTGTAATGGCCTATGATCGTTATGTGGCTATCTGTAAACCCCTACATTATATGACCATCATGAACCGGGAGACatgcaataaaatgttattagGGACATGGGTAGGTGGGTTCTTACACTCCATTATCCAAGTGGCTCTGGTAGTCCAACTGCCCTTTTGTGGACCCAATGAGATAGATCACTACTTTTGTGATGTTCACCCTGTGTTGAAACTTGCCTGCACAGAAACATACATTGTTGGTGTTGTTGTGACAGCCAAGAGTGGTACCATTGCTCTGGGGAGTTTTGTTATCTTGCTAATCTCCTACAGCATCATCCTAGTTTCCCTGAGAAAGCAGTCAGCAGAAGGCAGGCGCAAAGCCCTCTCCACCTGTGGCTCCCACATTGCCGTGGTCATTATCTTTTTCGGCCCCTGTACTTTTATGTACATGCGCCCTGATACTACCTTTTCAGAGGATAagatggtggctgtattttacaCCATTATCACTCCCATGTTAAATCCTCTGATTTATACACTGAGAAATGCAGAAGTAAAGAACGCAATGAAGAAACTGTGGGGCAGAAATGTTTTCTTGGAGCCTAAAGGGAAATAG